The following proteins are encoded in a genomic region of Salvelinus namaycush isolate Seneca chromosome 12, SaNama_1.0, whole genome shotgun sequence:
- the LOC120057007 gene encoding uncharacterized protein LOC120057007 isoform X1, with translation MALLREFLLWVVLGMIFVSLVIGLIFVFINKCISKKAAEQYNTNRPSHTIPESYAQFLPMVSPLFRSSKFHPKDLEEDLPPLPPRTQFLTSYPEIESYENLAELPYNVKVDNEAPPPPYHHTETEVCQDVCHDSISEDYDDIGADCQTAEQYNTNWPSHTIPESYAQSSKYHPKDLKDDLTPLPPRTQFLTSYPKIENCENLAELPYNVKVDNEAPPPYHHTETVVCQDVCHDRDSISEDYDDIGADCQSEEDYDDVG, from the exons ATGGCACTTTTACGAGAGTTCTTGCTGTGGGTGGTTCTTGGAATGATTTTTGTATCCTTGGTAATAGGCCTCATCTTTGTCTTTATCAACAAGTGTATCTCCAAGAAAG CTGctgaacaatacaatacaaataggCCAAGTCACACAATCCCTGAGTCTTATGCCCA GTTTCTCCCAATGGTTTCTCCCTTATTCAGGAGCAGCAAATTTCATCCCAAAGATCTGGAGGAGGATTTGCCTCCTTTACCACCCAGGACACAGTTTCTCACATCCTACCCCG AGATCGAAAGCTATGAGAACCTTGCAGAGCTACCCTACAATGTGAAAGTAGATAACGAGGCCCCTCCTCCGCCATACcatcacacagagacagaggtgtGTCAGGACGTGTGTCATGACAGCATTTCAGAGGACTATGATGACATCGGAGCAGACTGTCAGA CTGctgaacaatacaatacaaattgGCCAAGTCACACAATCCCTGAGTCTTATGCCCA GAGCAGCAAATATCATCCCAAAGATCTAAAGGATGATTTGACTCCTTTACCACCCAGGACACAGTTTCTCACATCCTACCCCA AGATCGAAAACTGTGAGAACCTTGCAGAGCTACCCTACAATGTGAAAGTAGATAACGAGGCCCCTCCGCCATACCATCACACAGAGACAGTGGTGTGTCAGGACGTGTGCCATGACCGTGACAGCATCTCAGAGGATTACGATGACATCGGAGCAGACTGTCAGAGTGAAGAGGACTATGATGATGTGGGATAA
- the LOC120057007 gene encoding uncharacterized protein LOC120057007 isoform X2: MALLREFLLWVVLGMIFVSLVIGLIFVFINKCISKKAAEQYNTNRPSHTIPESYAQSSKFHPKDLEEDLPPLPPRTQFLTSYPEIESYENLAELPYNVKVDNEAPPPPYHHTETEVCQDVCHDSISEDYDDIGADCQTAEQYNTNWPSHTIPESYAQSSKYHPKDLKDDLTPLPPRTQFLTSYPKIENCENLAELPYNVKVDNEAPPPYHHTETVVCQDVCHDRDSISEDYDDIGADCQSEEDYDDVG, from the exons ATGGCACTTTTACGAGAGTTCTTGCTGTGGGTGGTTCTTGGAATGATTTTTGTATCCTTGGTAATAGGCCTCATCTTTGTCTTTATCAACAAGTGTATCTCCAAGAAAG CTGctgaacaatacaatacaaataggCCAAGTCACACAATCCCTGAGTCTTATGCCCA GAGCAGCAAATTTCATCCCAAAGATCTGGAGGAGGATTTGCCTCCTTTACCACCCAGGACACAGTTTCTCACATCCTACCCCG AGATCGAAAGCTATGAGAACCTTGCAGAGCTACCCTACAATGTGAAAGTAGATAACGAGGCCCCTCCTCCGCCATACcatcacacagagacagaggtgtGTCAGGACGTGTGTCATGACAGCATTTCAGAGGACTATGATGACATCGGAGCAGACTGTCAGA CTGctgaacaatacaatacaaattgGCCAAGTCACACAATCCCTGAGTCTTATGCCCA GAGCAGCAAATATCATCCCAAAGATCTAAAGGATGATTTGACTCCTTTACCACCCAGGACACAGTTTCTCACATCCTACCCCA AGATCGAAAACTGTGAGAACCTTGCAGAGCTACCCTACAATGTGAAAGTAGATAACGAGGCCCCTCCGCCATACCATCACACAGAGACAGTGGTGTGTCAGGACGTGTGCCATGACCGTGACAGCATCTCAGAGGATTACGATGACATCGGAGCAGACTGTCAGAGTGAAGAGGACTATGATGATGTGGGATAA